In Arthrobacter citreus, a genomic segment contains:
- a CDS encoding dihydrofolate reductase family protein, whose translation MVRTLYYVAASLDGFLIEGENHAGGRNPGERTRESGASPFGDPSFPEFLRGVGAVAMGARTYRDFLADAASWPYGKIPVWVFTHHEFPGIPGADITFIRGEAAEFHPDIVHDAGEKDVLLAGGGNIAGQFMDEGLIDEMVLTVVPVALGSGRPVLPVGSVTKPAVLLETRSVGEGLVQLHYAFGPGEQPVPK comes from the coding sequence ATGGTCAGAACGCTCTATTACGTGGCAGCGTCGCTGGACGGGTTCCTGATCGAGGGGGAAAACCACGCCGGAGGACGGAATCCGGGGGAGCGGACGCGGGAGTCCGGGGCCTCCCCGTTTGGCGATCCATCCTTCCCGGAGTTTCTGCGTGGTGTTGGCGCCGTGGCGATGGGTGCCCGGACCTACCGGGACTTTTTGGCGGACGCGGCATCATGGCCCTACGGAAAAATCCCGGTCTGGGTATTCACCCACCACGAATTTCCCGGCATCCCCGGCGCCGATATCACTTTTATCCGCGGCGAGGCCGCGGAATTCCATCCGGACATTGTGCATGACGCCGGTGAAAAGGATGTCCTGCTGGCCGGAGGCGGAAATATCGCCGGACAATTCATGGACGAGGGCCTGATCGATGAAATGGTCCTCACCGTGGTGCCCGTTGCGTTGGGCAGCGGCCGGCCGGTGCTCCCGGTGGGCAGTGTCACGAAACCGGCTGTGCTGCTGGAGACCCGTTCCGTGGGTGAGGGGCTGGTGCAGCTGCACTACGCCTTCGGCCCGGGGGAGCAGCCGGTGCCGAAGTGA
- a CDS encoding phosphotransferase enzyme family protein — MHAFLAHIHGRGFTGAPRPLGYDAKGREVLSYVEGDVPTEPLPAWAVGEAQLAELARLIRRAHDAAEGWSAPSDAVFGTIPGPPQPGLEPLFAEPELVAHQDYCPGNVVFRGGLPAALIDFDLVRPTTRVTDAVNALYWWAPLCHPQDRGPGFSGVDVARRVRIFADAYGMDAVQRGGIVDAALRRQRNSAITMKAAAETDPVFRRWWDEGLKDKLPRAESWLTANAEALRKALT; from the coding sequence GTGCATGCGTTCCTGGCGCATATCCACGGGCGCGGCTTCACGGGCGCACCCCGCCCCCTCGGGTACGACGCCAAGGGCCGGGAGGTCTTGAGCTATGTCGAGGGTGACGTGCCAACGGAGCCCCTGCCGGCCTGGGCTGTTGGGGAAGCACAACTGGCTGAGCTGGCCCGGCTGATTCGCCGGGCACACGATGCCGCGGAAGGATGGTCCGCGCCATCGGATGCTGTTTTCGGAACCATCCCGGGACCCCCGCAGCCGGGGCTTGAGCCGCTGTTCGCCGAGCCGGAACTGGTGGCCCACCAGGACTACTGTCCGGGGAACGTGGTTTTCCGCGGGGGTTTGCCGGCGGCGTTGATCGACTTCGATCTGGTGCGGCCCACAACGCGGGTGACCGACGCCGTCAACGCCTTATATTGGTGGGCGCCGCTGTGTCACCCGCAGGACCGCGGGCCTGGCTTCTCCGGCGTCGATGTGGCACGCCGGGTGCGGATCTTTGCCGACGCCTACGGGATGGATGCGGTCCAGCGGGGCGGGATTGTCGACGCCGCACTGCGTCGCCAGCGAAACTCCGCCATCACCATGAAGGCGGCTGCCGAGACGGATCCGGTGTTTCGCCGCTGGTGGGATGAAGGGCTGAAGGACAAGCTGCCCCGGGCGGAAAGCTGGTTGACCGCGAATGCCGAGGCGCTGCGGAAGGCTTTGACGTAG
- a CDS encoding hotdog fold thioesterase, producing MSDNFTPGNGAPSQAPNAFTDQLNAAGVPPEMHGWLSTNGVGRLVEKLGIHFVEMTAERMVATMPVEGNEQVAGILHGGAHMVLAETLGSFGAAIHAGPGRQALGIEIGATHHRSISSGTVTGTATAIHLGNTLVTHEIVMTDEQGRRLSTARMTNMLRDVR from the coding sequence ATGAGCGACAATTTCACGCCGGGCAACGGCGCCCCGTCCCAGGCACCCAACGCCTTCACCGACCAGCTGAATGCAGCGGGTGTCCCCCCTGAGATGCACGGGTGGCTAAGCACCAACGGCGTCGGGCGGCTGGTGGAGAAGCTGGGTATCCACTTTGTGGAGATGACGGCGGAGCGGATGGTCGCAACGATGCCCGTTGAGGGCAACGAGCAGGTGGCCGGAATCCTGCACGGCGGCGCCCACATGGTTCTCGCCGAAACGCTTGGCTCCTTTGGCGCCGCAATTCACGCCGGTCCGGGCCGCCAGGCCCTGGGCATCGAAATTGGAGCGACGCACCACCGTTCCATTTCCTCCGGCACCGTCACGGGAACGGCTACGGCGATCCATCTCGGGAATACCCTGGTAACGCACGAAATCGTCATGACGGATGAGCAGGGACGCCGCCTGAGCACGGCCCGGATGACCAACATGCTCCGCGACGTCCGGTAG
- the polA gene encoding DNA polymerase I, whose protein sequence is MSESTKLADIQAEIPAEPVLEGTVEPASEGLGTATAGGHNRLLVIDGHSMAFRAFYALPAENFSTDTGQHTNAVYGFTSMLINLIKEEKPTHLAVAFDLDTPTFRSEEYTEYKGGRNKTPEEFHGQVDLIIKVMEAMRIPTLSMDGYEADDILATLAEKASARNWDVMVVSGDRDAFQLVDDHVTVFYPKKGVSDLPRMDAAAVEAKYLVPPDKYSDLAALVGESADNLPGVPGVGPKTAAKWIKQYGGLEGILENLDSIKGKVGDSLRANIEDVKRNRRLNRLLRDLDLPVDLDAMSARRPDREAIEELFDALQFNALRKRLFEIYGEEESASTGHELTPPEHTVITDAVSLKDWIASTNQAKTAVQLVTEGAAAGRDVVGLALVTNTVAAYVPLTEIDADAEQVLAGWLSDLDAPKVVHDFKEAYKALAARGLHLAGEVDDTTISGYLIQPDRRSYDLPDLSQHHLKMSLTPAAAGSNQLQLQLEEVDVAGPAVKEAFAALQLSDHFAGQLVERGANQLLGGLELPLSEVLAEMELAGIAVSTEKLDRLLDDFSATIAQASSEAFGIIGKEINLGSPKQLQVVLFDELGLPKTKKIKTGYSTDADALTDLMVKTGGHPFLANLMAYRDATKLRQTVEGLRKAVSDDGRVHTTYVQTAAATGRLSSTNPNLQNIPIRSEEGRRIREVFTVGEGYETLLTADYSQVEMRIMAHLSGDEGLIQAFRDGEDLHRFVGAHIFGVPPEEVTSAMRSKVKAMSYGLVYGLSSFGLSKQLAIPVDEARTLMRDYFDRFGAVRDYLRGVVEQARKDGFTSTIEGRRRYLPDLSSDNRQLREMAERAALNAPIQGSAADIIKKAMLGVDAQLKAQGLKSRMLLQVHDELVLEVAPGERDAVEKLVREEMGSAADLSVPLDVSVGVGVSWHEAGH, encoded by the coding sequence GTGAGTGAATCTACCAAACTGGCCGATATCCAAGCAGAAATCCCTGCCGAACCCGTTCTTGAAGGGACCGTGGAACCCGCGTCCGAGGGACTCGGAACCGCTACGGCGGGAGGCCACAACCGGCTGCTGGTGATCGACGGACATTCCATGGCGTTCCGTGCCTTCTACGCGCTGCCGGCCGAGAACTTCTCCACGGACACCGGCCAGCACACCAACGCGGTGTACGGATTCACCTCCATGCTGATCAACCTCATCAAGGAAGAGAAGCCCACCCACCTTGCGGTGGCCTTTGACCTGGATACCCCCACGTTCCGCTCCGAGGAATACACGGAATACAAGGGCGGGCGCAACAAGACGCCGGAGGAGTTCCACGGCCAGGTGGACCTCATCATCAAGGTGATGGAAGCCATGCGCATTCCCACCCTCTCCATGGACGGCTACGAAGCCGACGACATCCTGGCGACGCTGGCCGAAAAAGCCTCCGCCCGGAACTGGGACGTCATGGTGGTGTCCGGTGACCGTGACGCCTTCCAGCTGGTGGATGACCACGTCACCGTCTTTTATCCCAAAAAGGGCGTATCGGACCTGCCGCGCATGGATGCGGCGGCCGTGGAGGCAAAGTACCTTGTACCGCCGGACAAGTACTCCGACCTGGCCGCGCTCGTCGGCGAATCCGCAGACAACCTTCCGGGCGTGCCCGGTGTCGGCCCCAAGACCGCCGCGAAATGGATTAAGCAGTACGGCGGCCTCGAGGGCATCCTGGAGAACCTCGACAGCATCAAGGGCAAGGTGGGCGACTCGCTCCGCGCCAACATTGAGGACGTCAAGCGCAACCGCCGCCTGAACCGCCTGCTGCGGGACCTTGACCTGCCGGTGGACCTGGACGCCATGTCCGCACGCCGCCCGGACCGCGAGGCCATTGAGGAGCTCTTCGACGCGCTGCAGTTCAACGCGCTCCGCAAACGCCTGTTCGAAATTTACGGCGAGGAGGAGAGTGCCTCCACCGGCCACGAGCTGACCCCTCCGGAACACACCGTCATTACCGACGCCGTCAGCCTGAAGGACTGGATTGCCTCCACCAACCAGGCCAAGACCGCCGTTCAGCTGGTCACCGAAGGTGCGGCTGCGGGGCGCGACGTCGTCGGGCTGGCCTTGGTCACCAACACCGTTGCCGCCTACGTTCCGCTGACTGAAATTGACGCTGACGCCGAGCAGGTGCTCGCCGGCTGGCTGTCCGACCTGGACGCACCCAAGGTTGTCCATGACTTCAAGGAAGCGTACAAGGCCCTGGCTGCACGCGGCCTGCACCTGGCCGGCGAGGTCGACGACACCACCATCTCGGGATACCTGATCCAGCCGGACCGGCGCAGCTACGACCTTCCGGACCTGAGCCAGCACCACCTGAAGATGTCACTGACCCCGGCGGCTGCCGGCAGCAACCAGCTGCAGCTTCAGCTCGAAGAGGTGGATGTTGCGGGCCCCGCGGTGAAGGAAGCCTTCGCCGCACTGCAGCTCAGCGACCACTTTGCCGGACAGCTGGTGGAGCGCGGAGCCAACCAGCTCCTGGGCGGACTGGAGCTGCCGCTGTCCGAGGTTCTGGCGGAAATGGAGCTCGCCGGCATCGCGGTCAGCACCGAAAAACTGGACCGGCTGCTGGATGACTTCAGCGCCACGATCGCCCAGGCCAGCAGCGAAGCGTTTGGCATCATCGGCAAGGAGATCAACCTCGGTTCGCCCAAGCAGCTGCAGGTGGTCCTCTTTGACGAACTCGGGCTGCCCAAGACCAAGAAGATCAAAACCGGATACTCCACGGACGCCGACGCGCTGACGGACCTGATGGTGAAGACCGGCGGGCATCCGTTCCTCGCGAACCTGATGGCCTACCGCGACGCCACCAAGCTGCGCCAGACCGTTGAGGGGCTGCGCAAGGCAGTGTCCGACGACGGCCGCGTCCACACCACCTACGTCCAGACGGCGGCGGCCACCGGGCGGCTGTCCTCCACCAACCCGAACCTGCAGAACATTCCCATCCGTTCCGAAGAGGGCCGGCGCATCCGGGAAGTCTTTACCGTGGGCGAGGGCTACGAAACCCTGCTGACCGCCGACTACTCACAGGTGGAAATGCGGATCATGGCCCACCTTTCCGGGGACGAGGGCCTCATCCAGGCCTTCCGCGACGGCGAGGACCTGCACCGGTTTGTCGGCGCGCACATCTTTGGCGTGCCGCCGGAGGAAGTCACCAGCGCCATGCGGTCCAAGGTCAAGGCCATGTCCTACGGCCTCGTGTACGGCCTGAGCTCGTTCGGGCTGTCCAAGCAGCTGGCCATCCCGGTGGACGAGGCCCGGACCCTGATGCGGGACTACTTCGACCGCTTCGGCGCGGTGCGCGATTACCTGCGCGGCGTGGTCGAGCAGGCCCGCAAGGACGGCTTCACCTCCACCATCGAGGGCCGCCGCCGCTACCTGCCGGACCTGTCCAGCGACAACCGGCAGCTGCGCGAAATGGCCGAACGCGCCGCCCTGAACGCCCCGATCCAGGGTTCCGCGGCGGACATCATCAAGAAGGCCATGCTCGGCGTTGACGCCCAGCTGAAGGCCCAGGGGCTGAAATCCCGGATGCTGCTGCAGGTTCATGATGAACTGGTGCTCGAAGTCGCCCCCGGGGAACGGGACGCGGTGGAGAAGCTGGTCCGCGAAGAGATGGGGTCCGCGGCGGACCTGTCAGTTCCGCTGGATGTCTCAGTGGGCGTCGGCGTGAGCTGGCACGAAGCCGGACACTAA
- a CDS encoding GNAT family N-acetyltransferase: MQTDTGLRMESFAPGYVDADPSAADTRTTNWFEAVRLGFHEHRADPARLAAMVDAYRRDGRVLTSVYDDGAPDFAWDASVPVATYATMVNTLNVGGGQLLPAHLVTCVTVRPTHRRRGILRRMITTDLARAKESGLALAALTASEATIYGRFGFGAATSAASIAVDVRAGLPFRTAATGTAVIADSAKLQELAPEIFRVHQARTLGALGRQHAYALRASGAWSEHSSEPDKALRSIIHYDAAGIPDGYATYKFKGWDTQPETIKVVDLIAATDEAYRELWRCLGSIDLVDRLAFDVAPVSDPLPWMLADRRRHRVTGVEDVLWLRILDTAAALESRHYTGSGAVVLTVVDPLGLAGGVWHLSADGGRGSVTALAGDRAPSDIPSVELDADALGSLYLGGVSARTLAATGGIRGSAEALDTLDVLFTAPTMPYCNTHF, translated from the coding sequence ATGCAGACGGATACCGGACTACGAATGGAGTCCTTCGCGCCCGGATACGTTGACGCTGATCCCTCTGCCGCCGATACCAGGACCACCAACTGGTTCGAGGCCGTTCGGCTGGGGTTCCACGAACACCGGGCCGACCCGGCGCGCCTGGCCGCCATGGTCGATGCCTATCGGCGGGACGGCCGCGTCCTGACCTCCGTGTACGACGACGGGGCGCCGGACTTTGCCTGGGATGCATCAGTTCCGGTGGCCACCTACGCCACCATGGTCAATACCCTGAATGTGGGCGGCGGGCAGCTGCTGCCGGCACATCTGGTGACCTGCGTGACGGTCCGCCCCACGCACCGCCGGCGCGGCATCCTGCGCAGGATGATCACCACCGATCTTGCCCGCGCCAAGGAATCCGGCCTGGCCCTGGCTGCGCTGACGGCGTCCGAAGCCACCATTTACGGGCGGTTCGGCTTCGGGGCCGCCACCTCGGCGGCGAGCATTGCCGTGGATGTGCGGGCCGGTCTCCCGTTCCGGACCGCAGCCACCGGCACCGCCGTGATTGCCGACAGCGCCAAACTGCAGGAGCTGGCACCGGAGATCTTTCGGGTGCACCAGGCGCGGACCCTGGGTGCTCTCGGCAGGCAGCATGCGTACGCGCTGCGCGCGTCGGGGGCCTGGAGTGAGCACAGCAGTGAACCGGACAAGGCGCTGCGGAGCATCATCCACTACGACGCCGCCGGCATCCCCGACGGCTACGCCACCTACAAGTTCAAAGGCTGGGACACGCAGCCGGAAACCATCAAAGTCGTGGATCTCATTGCCGCCACGGACGAGGCCTACCGCGAACTCTGGCGCTGCCTGGGCTCCATTGACCTGGTGGACCGGCTGGCTTTCGACGTTGCGCCGGTTTCGGATCCGCTGCCCTGGATGCTGGCCGACCGCCGGCGCCACCGCGTGACCGGTGTGGAGGACGTGCTGTGGCTGCGGATCCTGGACACCGCGGCGGCCCTTGAGTCCCGGCACTACACGGGCAGCGGCGCCGTCGTCCTGACCGTGGTGGATCCGCTGGGCCTGGCCGGCGGTGTCTGGCACCTGAGTGCGGACGGTGGACGCGGGTCCGTGACGGCGCTGGCCGGTGACCGGGCGCCGTCGGATATTCCTTCAGTGGAGCTCGATGCCGACGCCCTGGGATCGCTGTATTTGGGCGGCGTAAGCGCCCGGACGCTGGCCGCGACCGGGGGAATACGCGGCAGCGCGGAGGCGTTGGACACTCTTGATGTGCTCTTTACCGCGCCAACGATGCCTTACTGCAACACGCATTTCTGA
- the rpsA gene encoding 30S ribosomal protein S1 has product MTITTTEKSGTPQVAINDIGTAEDFLAAIDATIKYFNDGDLVEGTVVKVDRDEVLLDIGYKTEGVIPSRELSIKHDVDPGDVVSVGDLVEALVLTKEDKEGRLILSKKRAQYERAWGDIEKVKEEDGVVTGTVIEVVKGGLILDIGLRGFLPASLVEMRRVRDLAPYIGQQIEAKIIELDKNRNNVVLSRRAWLEQTQSEVRSTFLNKLEKGQVRPGVVSSIVNFGAFVDLGGVDGLVHVSELSWKHIDHPSEVVEVGQEVTVEVLEVDLDRERVSLSLKATQEDPWQTFARTHALGQVVPGKVTKLVPFGAFVRVEDGIEGLVHISELAVRHVELAEQVVSVGDELFVKVIDIDLERRRISLSLKQANEGVDPEGTEFDPALYGMAAEYDEAGNYKYPEGFDPESNEWLEGYETQRAAWEQQYADAQARWEAHKKQVAQHASEDIAAASDTSESGTTSYSSEPAVAETGAGTLASDEALAALREKLTGN; this is encoded by the coding sequence ATGACCATCACCACCACCGAGAAGTCCGGTACCCCGCAGGTCGCTATCAACGACATCGGTACTGCCGAGGACTTCCTCGCCGCCATTGACGCAACGATCAAGTACTTCAACGACGGCGATCTCGTCGAAGGTACCGTCGTCAAGGTTGACCGCGACGAGGTCCTGCTCGACATCGGTTACAAGACCGAGGGTGTCATCCCTTCCCGTGAGCTTTCCATCAAGCACGACGTTGATCCCGGAGACGTAGTTTCCGTTGGCGATCTGGTCGAAGCTTTGGTTCTCACCAAGGAAGACAAAGAAGGCCGCCTGATTCTCTCCAAGAAGCGCGCACAGTACGAGCGCGCCTGGGGCGACATCGAGAAGGTCAAGGAAGAAGACGGCGTCGTTACCGGTACCGTCATCGAGGTTGTCAAGGGTGGCCTCATCCTGGACATCGGCCTGCGCGGCTTCCTGCCGGCCTCCCTCGTCGAGATGCGTCGTGTCCGCGACCTGGCTCCGTACATCGGCCAGCAGATCGAAGCCAAGATCATCGAACTGGACAAGAACCGCAACAACGTTGTTCTGTCCCGCCGTGCATGGCTCGAGCAGACGCAGTCCGAGGTTCGCTCCACGTTCCTCAACAAGCTGGAAAAGGGCCAGGTTCGTCCGGGCGTTGTTTCCTCCATCGTCAACTTCGGTGCCTTCGTGGACCTGGGCGGCGTAGACGGTCTCGTCCACGTTTCCGAGCTGTCCTGGAAGCACATCGACCACCCCTCCGAGGTCGTTGAAGTTGGCCAGGAAGTCACCGTTGAGGTTCTGGAAGTTGACCTCGACCGCGAGCGTGTCTCCCTGTCGCTGAAGGCTACGCAGGAAGATCCGTGGCAGACCTTCGCCCGCACCCACGCCCTGGGCCAGGTTGTGCCGGGTAAGGTCACCAAGCTGGTTCCGTTCGGTGCGTTCGTTCGCGTCGAAGACGGCATCGAGGGCCTGGTCCACATCTCCGAGCTGGCAGTCCGCCACGTAGAGCTGGCCGAGCAGGTTGTTTCCGTTGGAGACGAACTGTTCGTCAAGGTCATCGACATCGACCTCGAGCGTCGCCGCATCTCCCTGTCGCTGAAGCAGGCCAACGAGGGTGTAGACCCCGAGGGCACCGAGTTCGACCCGGCTCTGTACGGCATGGCCGCAGAGTACGACGAAGCCGGCAACTACAAGTACCCGGAGGGCTTCGACCCCGAGTCCAACGAATGGCTCGAAGGCTACGAGACCCAGCGTGCCGCTTGGGAGCAGCAGTACGCTGACGCCCAGGCCCGTTGGGAAGCCCACAAGAAGCAGGTTGCACAGCACGCTTCCGAGGACATCGCAGCTGCTTCGGACACGTCCGAATCCGGCACCACGAGCTACTCCTCCGAGCCGGCCGTTGCTGAGACGGGTGCCGGCACGCTGGCTTCCGACGAAGCACTTGCCGCTCTGCGCGAGAAGCTCACGGGCAACTAA